The Deltaproteobacteria bacterium DNA segment CCAGCCCCTAGCTCCCGCGTGCAAAGTGCGCTTACTTCTTTGCAGCGCCGAGGATTGACTCCTTGAACACTTTGGCTGCGCTGAACCCCACCTTTTTCCGTGCGGGAATCTTGATCGGTTCACCGGTCTGTGGGTTACGTCCGGTACGTGCTTTCAACTGGCGCAGGCGGAACGTCCCCAAATTGGGAATCTTCAGCTCTTTATCCTTTTTCACCGTCTTGGTAATGAAGTCAACGAGCTGATCTAACTGATCGTTGGCCTGGCGATTGGACAACCCACCCCAGATTTCTGCGAGTTTTTTTACCATCTCTGATTTCGTCATGACATCAACCTCCTTCTCCAAAAATGATTTCCTGCGTTAATCCCCCAACGAGTTCGCCGGGCCACCAA contains these protein-coding regions:
- a CDS encoding HU family DNA-binding protein translates to MTKSEMVKKLAEIWGGLSNRQANDQLDQLVDFITKTVKKDKELKIPNLGTFRLRQLKARTGRNPQTGEPIKIPARKKVGFSAAKVFKESILGAAKK